Proteins encoded in a region of the Shumkonia mesophila genome:
- a CDS encoding tetratricopeptide repeat protein, which translates to MRLFIPALVSVAAVIGSATVASADFAAGARALKAGNHAAAAKEWAPLADKGNAAAQLGLAMLYLDGKGVPKDAGKAIEWCRKAAEQGNRDAQMLLAMAYRQGVGAAADAGKAVAWYRKAAEAGSPAAQTNLGYMYVKGEGIGQDYGKARDWYERAAKQGEAVAAYSLGEMYREGRGVPEDTVAAARWYQSAAEKGYAKAQTALGSLYVLGRGLPMDFTKAYLWYELAVRRGNAVALKARDELEPHLTAQQLFDARRMAREWKAKE; encoded by the coding sequence ATGCGACTCTTCATTCCAGCCCTCGTCTCGGTTGCGGCGGTCATCGGGTCGGCAACGGTGGCGTCAGCCGATTTTGCCGCCGGTGCCAGGGCTCTCAAGGCCGGCAACCATGCGGCCGCGGCGAAGGAATGGGCGCCGTTGGCTGACAAGGGGAATGCCGCCGCCCAACTCGGCCTCGCTATGTTGTATCTGGATGGCAAGGGGGTGCCGAAGGACGCCGGAAAGGCCATCGAATGGTGCCGCAAGGCGGCGGAGCAGGGCAATCGGGATGCGCAGATGTTGTTGGCCATGGCCTATCGCCAGGGTGTCGGGGCGGCAGCCGACGCCGGTAAGGCCGTGGCTTGGTACCGCAAGGCAGCGGAGGCCGGATCGCCCGCCGCCCAAACCAATCTGGGATACATGTATGTGAAGGGCGAGGGGATCGGGCAGGATTACGGGAAGGCCCGCGATTGGTATGAACGGGCGGCCAAGCAAGGCGAGGCCGTCGCCGCGTATAGCCTGGGCGAGATGTATCGCGAGGGAAGGGGGGTGCCGGAGGACACGGTGGCCGCCGCCAGGTGGTACCAAAGCGCGGCCGAAAAGGGATATGCCAAGGCGCAGACGGCGCTGGGCTCTCTCTACGTGCTCGGGCGCGGTCTGCCGATGGACTTCACGAAGGCGTACTTGTGGTACGAACTGGCGGTCCGGCGGGGCAACGCGGTCGCGCTGAAGGCCCGGGACGAACTCGAACCTCATCTTACCGCCCAGCAGCTTTTCGATGCCCGCCGGATGGCCAGGGAGTGGAAGGCGAAGGAGTGA
- a CDS encoding CsgG/HfaB family protein, which produces MKRKAATLLPILAPAVFAAFTGCAPVPYQATGVEAAFSFPVTTNHTPYSQCLMKLRQIPGNHLPVMAVGEVADKTGQINYDENGHALSQGVSEMVMSAVFKTGKANMAERFDLRIPLAELKMVQQQLTDENAKAYRVKTSDFVILGALTELNYNIVSDGLGLWVSGVGAGGRTVVINVALDLRVVDSKSFAVRYVTSLQKQIYGFEVEANVFRFFGTQLIEFDAGRIQNEPLQLGVRSVVEMAVYQIMTDFLGLPKAEGCDLVETDYMSNHLKRGAQANEG; this is translated from the coding sequence ATGAAACGGAAAGCGGCAACATTGCTCCCCATCCTGGCACCGGCTGTCTTCGCGGCGTTCACTGGATGCGCCCCCGTCCCCTACCAGGCCACAGGCGTCGAGGCGGCATTTTCGTTTCCGGTGACGACCAACCACACGCCCTACAGCCAATGCCTGATGAAGCTTCGGCAGATTCCGGGCAATCACCTGCCGGTGATGGCGGTCGGCGAGGTCGCCGACAAGACCGGGCAGATCAACTACGACGAAAACGGGCACGCCCTCAGCCAGGGCGTTTCCGAAATGGTGATGAGCGCGGTCTTCAAGACCGGCAAGGCCAACATGGCCGAACGCTTCGACCTGCGGATTCCGCTGGCCGAACTGAAGATGGTCCAGCAGCAGCTGACCGACGAAAACGCCAAGGCATACCGCGTCAAAACCAGCGATTTCGTCATTCTCGGCGCCTTGACCGAACTCAACTACAACATCGTCAGCGACGGCCTGGGCCTGTGGGTCTCCGGCGTCGGCGCCGGCGGCCGGACGGTGGTTATCAACGTCGCCCTCGACCTTCGGGTGGTCGACAGCAAGTCGTTCGCCGTCCGCTACGTGACCAGCCTGCAAAAACAAATCTACGGGTTCGAGGTCGAAGCCAACGTCTTTCGCTTCTTCGGCACGCAACTCATCGAGTTTGACGCCGGGCGGATCCAGAACGAACCGCTGCAGCTCGGTGTCAGATCCGTCGTCGAGATGGCCGTTTACCAGATCATGACGGACTTTCTCGGTCTCCCCAAGGCCGAAGGCTGTGACCTTGTCGAGACCGACTACATGAGCAACCACCTTAAGAGAGGAGCACAAGCAAATGAAGGGTAG